In Symmachiella dynata, the following are encoded in one genomic region:
- a CDS encoding phage holin family protein, producing MSEHNGSTHFPPRTVARNVGQFAHDVVSLAELQAELLKVDAEDYLKRTAKPLIALAITLVVALGCVPMALATLALGLVQAGLQTWLAFLIATVTGLIIASLSGIAGWLWMGKSFNAFRRSKQEFRSNLTWIKLALKGTAEKQTRSI from the coding sequence ATGAGTGAACACAACGGCTCAACGCACTTTCCACCGCGCACCGTCGCCCGCAATGTGGGCCAGTTCGCACACGACGTCGTCTCCTTAGCCGAATTGCAGGCCGAACTGCTCAAGGTCGATGCCGAGGATTATCTGAAACGCACTGCCAAACCGCTCATCGCGCTGGCGATCACACTGGTCGTCGCATTGGGCTGTGTTCCGATGGCCTTGGCAACATTGGCTTTGGGGCTGGTTCAAGCCGGCCTGCAAACTTGGTTGGCATTTTTAATAGCAACCGTAACCGGCCTGATCATCGCCAGCCTGAGCGGTATCGCCGGCTGGCTGTGGATGGGCAAGTCGTTTAACGCATTCCGTCGATCCAAACAAGAATTTCGCAGCAACCTGACGTGGATAAAACTCGCGTTAAAAGGGACTGCGGAAAAACAGACCCGTTCGATATGA
- a CDS encoding BON domain-containing protein, which produces MFINATSEHSKDQLAERVWNSMQRLGVHRLTRVRCESRGTTIVLRGTANSYYQKQLAQTIAAKVPGVHHVINQLQVIDAHPTL; this is translated from the coding sequence ATGTTCATCAACGCAACCTCGGAGCATTCAAAAGATCAACTCGCCGAGCGGGTCTGGAATTCCATGCAGCGTTTAGGGGTCCACCGGCTGACCCGCGTGCGATGCGAATCGCGTGGAACCACGATCGTGCTTCGCGGGACGGCAAACTCCTACTATCAAAAGCAGCTTGCACAAACAATCGCAGCAAAAGTACCGGGAGTGCATCACGTCATCAATCAGTTACAGGTGATTGATGCCCACCCGACACTCTGA
- a CDS encoding DUF1328 domain-containing protein, translated as MLNLAIFLLIVALAFAVLGFTGIAASFAGVAKILFVVFLVLFLISAVTGSIRRPS; from the coding sequence ATGTTAAATCTGGCAATTTTCTTATTGATCGTGGCGTTGGCTTTCGCTGTTTTGGGATTTACCGGCATCGCTGCCAGTTTCGCCGGTGTTGCAAAAATCTTGTTCGTCGTTTTCCTCGTGTTGTTTTTGATCAGTGCCGTGACGGGGTCGATACGCCGACCGTCATAA
- a CDS encoding CsbD family protein produces the protein MNWDQIEGKWKQVKGQAKQKWGDLTDDELDSIDGKRDVLVGKIQERYGIAREKAEEQVQSFEKSCTC, from the coding sequence ATGAATTGGGATCAAATCGAAGGAAAATGGAAACAGGTCAAAGGTCAAGCCAAACAAAAATGGGGCGATCTGACCGATGACGAACTGGATTCAATCGATGGAAAACGGGACGTTCTCGTTGGGAAAATTCAAGAACGTTACGGAATTGCCCGCGAGAAAGCGGAAGAGCAGGTTCAGTCATTTGAGAAATCCTGCACGTGCTGA
- a CDS encoding TrkA C-terminal domain-containing protein translates to MIPIISLIVVVLVSMVVVRIASVALTLTGLSNELARFQARSAFSGTGFSTTESEKVVRHPVRRRIIMLLMLLGNAGIVTAMSSLILSFMGTQTATGITGNIWFRITCLLASLSVLWMFAHSRWIDRELSKYIRWALKRWTALEVRDYAGLLHLTGDYVVLELSVQADDWLANQALGDLNLADEGVLVLGVEKANGNYFGAPRGKTILEEHDTLLLYGRQEVIANLDERRSGATGNWEHHKAIGKQMQIEKQEEEELEQSDSSLA, encoded by the coding sequence ATGATTCCTATCATCTCCTTAATTGTTGTCGTGCTTGTTTCTATGGTCGTCGTACGTATTGCGTCCGTAGCACTGACATTGACGGGCCTCTCCAATGAACTCGCGCGGTTCCAAGCACGTTCGGCATTCTCTGGGACGGGGTTTAGCACCACCGAATCAGAAAAAGTGGTCCGTCATCCCGTAAGGCGACGCATCATTATGTTGTTGATGCTATTGGGTAATGCGGGAATCGTCACGGCAATGTCGTCGTTGATCCTCTCCTTTATGGGGACACAGACCGCGACCGGCATTACCGGGAACATTTGGTTCCGCATTACCTGCCTGTTAGCGAGTCTCTCCGTACTGTGGATGTTCGCCCATAGCCGGTGGATTGACCGTGAGCTTTCCAAGTACATTCGTTGGGCCTTAAAGCGTTGGACCGCACTGGAAGTGCGTGACTATGCCGGGTTGTTGCATCTCACGGGAGACTACGTGGTCCTGGAATTGAGTGTCCAAGCGGATGACTGGCTCGCCAATCAGGCACTGGGCGACCTCAATCTGGCCGATGAGGGCGTGCTTGTGCTAGGTGTCGAAAAAGCAAATGGAAACTATTTCGGAGCCCCCCGCGGCAAGACCATCCTAGAAGAGCACGACACACTCCTCCTCTACGGCCGCCAGGAAGTCATCGCCAATCTCGACGAGCGTCGTTCCGGAGCCACCGGGAACTGGGAGCACCACAAAGCAATCGGCAAGCAGATGCAGATTGAAAAGCAGGAAGAGGAAGAACTGGAGCAATCCGACAGCAGTCTTGCTTAG
- a CDS encoding sigma-54-dependent transcriptional regulator: MHKVLVIDDDRTVLRLVEKALADVDIELFSAETAEDGMALLKQEQPDALLLDIMLPDKTGLELAQEIRAFDAKLPVVFITVSDDSDVAIEAMKLGAYEYVLKPLGIEQIQDLVERGLETRRLMQAPVLLQENNDQSLDGEVLVGRSPQMLEVYKQIGRVAAQDVSVLIRGESGTGKELIARAIYQHSHRDDNCFLAVNCAALTDTLLESELFGHEKGAFTGADHRRIGRFEQCNDGTIFLDEVGDMSPLTQSKVLRLLQEQRFERVGGSDMIQVDVRIISATNCDLERMIEDSEYRLDLFHRLNAFEIHLPPLRDRGNDIQLLIEHFLARFNQKLGKGITGISDEAMELLFGYSWPGNVRELQSVLRKAMLMATGPVLVPEFFPQELQSKKPAEPSAATADNKATDIAGFLDEREAAGSNDLHAESTEWMERYLLSRILQKHNGNQSKAAEELGITRGSLRHKIKTLGISINHVVKADADADESPDPVGEDCDC; encoded by the coding sequence ATGCACAAAGTGCTTGTGATCGATGACGACCGTACGGTTTTGCGGTTAGTGGAAAAAGCTCTCGCCGATGTCGACATCGAACTTTTTTCTGCTGAGACAGCTGAAGACGGAATGGCCCTGCTCAAGCAAGAGCAGCCCGACGCGCTCTTGTTGGACATTATGCTGCCGGACAAAACGGGGTTGGAACTGGCCCAGGAGATTCGCGCGTTTGATGCCAAGTTGCCGGTGGTCTTCATCACGGTCTCGGACGATAGTGACGTGGCCATTGAAGCGATGAAATTGGGCGCCTATGAATACGTGCTCAAGCCGCTGGGGATTGAGCAGATTCAGGATCTTGTTGAGCGGGGCTTGGAGACCCGGCGGTTGATGCAGGCTCCGGTACTGCTGCAGGAAAACAATGATCAATCGCTCGATGGCGAGGTCCTGGTTGGGCGCAGCCCGCAAATGCTTGAGGTCTATAAACAGATTGGGCGTGTGGCCGCCCAGGATGTGTCAGTCTTGATTCGCGGCGAAAGCGGAACCGGTAAAGAGCTCATCGCACGGGCCATCTATCAGCACAGCCATCGTGACGACAACTGTTTTTTAGCGGTCAATTGCGCTGCTTTGACCGATACCCTGCTGGAGAGCGAGTTATTCGGCCACGAGAAAGGCGCGTTTACGGGGGCGGATCACCGGCGAATCGGACGGTTTGAGCAGTGTAACGACGGCACCATCTTCCTGGATGAAGTGGGAGATATGTCACCGCTGACGCAGAGCAAAGTGCTGCGGTTACTGCAAGAACAGCGATTTGAGCGTGTGGGCGGCAGCGATATGATCCAGGTCGATGTGCGGATCATTTCCGCCACGAATTGTGATCTAGAACGGATGATTGAGGATAGTGAATATCGCCTCGATCTGTTCCATCGGCTCAACGCATTTGAGATTCATCTCCCGCCGTTGCGCGATCGCGGGAACGACATCCAACTGCTGATCGAACACTTTTTAGCAAGATTCAACCAGAAGCTCGGCAAGGGCATCACCGGGATCTCGGATGAAGCTATGGAGCTTCTCTTCGGCTACTCCTGGCCGGGCAATGTGCGGGAACTGCAAAGCGTACTTCGCAAAGCTATGCTGATGGCCACTGGCCCGGTACTTGTGCCGGAGTTTTTCCCTCAGGAATTACAAAGCAAGAAACCAGCAGAACCATCCGCCGCCACAGCGGATAACAAAGCCACCGACATTGCCGGCTTTCTGGATGAACGTGAGGCGGCCGGGTCCAACGACTTGCATGCGGAATCGACGGAGTGGATGGAGCGTTACCTGCTCTCGCGGATTTTGCAAAAGCACAATGGCAACCAGTCGAAGGCCGCTGAAGAATTGGGGATCACCCGGGGGAGCTTGCGGCACAAGATCAAGACGCTGGGGATCTCGATCAATCACGTAGTGAAAGCCGATGCCGATGCCGATGAAAGCCCTGATCCTGTAGGTGAAGACTGCGATTGCTGA
- a CDS encoding Y4yA family PLP-dependent enzyme, with protein MNEVILDHRDINCEEVRKTDADRLPCEGVLPLKGRVEPWMHSACNSGALHQWVQQYGSPLNVVHSEPLQRNIRQFNDVAESRELDFQVFFARKANKCATFVDATNQMSAGIDTASEIELRQALQCGVPSSRIICTAAIKSTQLLRLCVDSQVTIAIDNADEFLALKTLAADKQMQANIALRLSGFQHANAKLESRFGFDVNEVMPFVFKHLPNAADDHLRIQGLHFHLDGYSAEQRVSAIQQTLSVIQELRNVGHCPSFIDIGGGIPMSYLESEHQWDDFWREHRRALLDQRTPITYRNHSLGLNVVHGEIFGKAHCYPFFQRLVGADWLAHILDSDCAGQTITEAINDYKLQLRCEPGRSLLDGCGMTIARVEFRKQTSQGDWLIGLSMNGTQCRTSSDDFMVDPLLVRSPENIEESNGVTDNCLEGYLVGASCTESDLLIQRKLRFSGNLHPGDLIVFPNTAGYFMHFLESRTHLYPLARNIILPREVNEPPRLDAIDAE; from the coding sequence ATGAATGAAGTGATTCTCGACCACCGGGATATTAACTGCGAAGAAGTCCGCAAAACAGATGCTGATCGGTTGCCATGCGAAGGAGTATTGCCGCTAAAGGGGCGGGTGGAACCTTGGATGCATTCGGCTTGCAACAGTGGTGCGCTACACCAGTGGGTGCAGCAGTACGGATCTCCATTGAATGTCGTTCATTCCGAACCATTGCAGCGAAATATTCGCCAATTCAACGATGTCGCCGAATCACGTGAACTCGACTTCCAGGTGTTTTTCGCCCGCAAAGCCAATAAATGCGCGACGTTTGTGGATGCCACCAACCAGATGAGTGCGGGGATCGATACCGCCAGTGAAATCGAACTTCGCCAAGCGTTGCAATGCGGTGTTCCTTCCAGTCGCATCATTTGCACTGCTGCGATCAAAAGCACGCAATTGCTGCGTTTGTGTGTCGACTCCCAGGTGACCATCGCGATTGACAATGCGGATGAGTTTCTGGCACTCAAAACGTTGGCCGCTGACAAGCAAATGCAGGCAAATATTGCCTTGCGGCTGAGTGGATTCCAGCATGCAAATGCCAAACTAGAATCACGATTTGGATTTGACGTCAATGAGGTCATGCCATTCGTATTCAAACATTTGCCCAACGCAGCAGACGATCATTTGAGGATTCAAGGACTACATTTTCATTTAGACGGATACTCAGCCGAGCAGCGAGTTTCCGCCATTCAACAGACGTTGAGCGTCATCCAGGAATTACGAAACGTTGGCCATTGCCCGTCATTCATTGATATCGGCGGCGGCATTCCGATGAGTTATTTGGAGTCCGAACATCAGTGGGATGACTTTTGGCGTGAGCATCGACGCGCACTCTTAGACCAGCGGACTCCGATCACATATCGCAATCATTCACTTGGCCTGAACGTTGTTCATGGCGAGATATTTGGTAAGGCGCACTGCTACCCCTTCTTCCAGCGACTGGTCGGAGCCGATTGGTTGGCACACATCCTGGATAGTGATTGCGCTGGACAAACGATTACTGAGGCCATTAACGATTACAAGCTCCAATTGCGTTGCGAACCTGGGCGTAGCCTTCTCGATGGTTGCGGGATGACGATTGCCCGTGTTGAGTTTCGCAAGCAGACCTCACAGGGCGATTGGCTGATTGGTTTATCGATGAATGGCACGCAATGCCGCACCTCCAGCGACGACTTTATGGTTGATCCGCTCCTGGTACGCAGCCCAGAGAACATAGAGGAATCCAATGGTGTCACTGACAACTGTCTGGAAGGCTATCTCGTCGGTGCCTCCTGCACCGAGTCGGATTTGTTGATTCAACGGAAGTTGCGATTTTCCGGAAATCTCCATCCTGGTGATCTCATCGTGTTCCCCAACACCGCTGGTTATTTCATGCACTTTCTGGAGAGCCGGACTCATTTGTATCCGTTGGCACGCAACATAATACTTCCGCGCGAGGTGAATGAGCCACCGAGACTCGATGCGATCGATGCAGAGTGA
- a CDS encoding PRC-barrel domain-containing protein translates to MKRTHLISSSLAVIFLASATMLAIAYDDTNTKRKSPATKRDKIGKLDEKTAGANVRTTELLGRNIYNPQGKSVGEISDLVIDANHGNIRYAAVTYGGILGIGNKMFAVPYDAFTCRQDSDDANEYVLVLDVTQEQLEGDRGFDEDHWPNFADQKFTRTVDRRYKVKHRKAHRETAANSARERTGAIDKKTAGANIRASQLHGLNIQNPEGKSVGEIQDLVINANNGDVQYAAVTYGGFLGLGDKMFAVPFEAFKCQPNPDDKNEHIAVLNVTQEQLEGARGFDQEHWPNFADRSYTNELYKRYKVKHDRDADIEVEIDKR, encoded by the coding sequence ATGAAACGCACACACTTGATAAGCAGTAGTTTAGCCGTCATCTTTTTGGCGTCCGCCACGATGCTGGCGATCGCCTACGATGACACCAATACAAAACGCAAATCCCCGGCAACGAAACGGGACAAAATCGGCAAGCTGGACGAGAAAACGGCCGGCGCCAACGTCCGCACAACCGAACTGTTGGGCAGGAATATCTATAACCCACAAGGCAAAAGCGTGGGGGAAATCAGTGACTTGGTGATCGACGCCAACCACGGCAACATCCGCTACGCCGCAGTCACTTACGGTGGAATCCTAGGAATCGGAAACAAAATGTTTGCCGTTCCTTACGACGCCTTCACTTGCCGTCAGGACTCCGATGATGCGAACGAATACGTCCTCGTATTGGATGTCACGCAGGAACAGCTCGAAGGGGATCGCGGGTTTGATGAAGACCATTGGCCCAACTTTGCCGATCAAAAATTCACCAGAACCGTCGATCGACGTTATAAGGTGAAACACCGAAAAGCCCATCGTGAGACCGCTGCCAACTCGGCGCGTGAGCGGACCGGGGCGATTGACAAGAAGACCGCAGGTGCAAACATCCGTGCCAGCCAACTCCATGGTTTGAATATCCAAAACCCGGAAGGCAAAAGCGTGGGTGAAATCCAAGATCTTGTGATCAATGCCAATAATGGCGACGTTCAATACGCAGCCGTGACCTATGGCGGGTTTTTAGGTTTGGGCGACAAAATGTTCGCCGTACCTTTCGAAGCGTTCAAATGCCAACCGAATCCGGATGACAAGAACGAGCATATTGCTGTCCTGAATGTTACGCAGGAGCAGTTGGAAGGGGCTCGCGGATTTGACCAAGAGCATTGGCCGAACTTCGCCGATCGTTCATACACCAACGAACTGTATAAACGCTACAAGGTGAAACACGACCGCGATGCCGACATTGAAGTCGAAATCGATAAACGCTAA
- a CDS encoding PH domain-containing protein has translation MNTTETLTYRCPHCTAVMDVESQLIGENIACVDCGKPIQIEAPQSIPVSETSSTGVQSPPVVEVPADEERTLQTLHPAMFRNHPFIYLGIVLLFALGLAGLVLFLAAEANVDLVAWDLNNWDVLEGESLLWISLALMAVSTVTYLAWRIKIMFVTLQVTTDRCIFQRGLIARTTSEVRHDDVRNMQIDQTVLQRILGVGSLAISSSGQDDFEIRAKGIPQPESVVETIRNYQ, from the coding sequence GTGAACACCACCGAAACTTTGACGTATCGCTGCCCGCACTGTACTGCAGTGATGGATGTGGAATCACAACTGATTGGAGAAAACATCGCGTGTGTCGACTGCGGCAAGCCGATTCAAATCGAGGCGCCGCAGTCAATCCCGGTCAGCGAAACTTCATCGACCGGTGTTCAGAGTCCCCCGGTGGTTGAAGTGCCCGCCGATGAAGAGCGGACTCTTCAAACGCTGCACCCAGCGATGTTTCGCAACCATCCTTTCATCTACCTGGGCATCGTATTGTTGTTTGCCCTCGGTTTGGCAGGTCTCGTGTTATTCCTTGCGGCTGAGGCGAACGTCGATCTTGTCGCGTGGGACCTCAACAACTGGGACGTGCTGGAAGGGGAATCGTTGCTGTGGATCAGCCTGGCGTTGATGGCGGTCAGCACTGTCACTTACTTGGCTTGGCGAATCAAGATCATGTTTGTCACTTTGCAGGTCACAACGGACCGTTGCATCTTTCAGCGAGGGCTCATCGCACGCACCACCTCTGAAGTCCGACACGATGACGTTCGTAATATGCAGATCGATCAAACCGTCCTCCAGCGCATACTGGGTGTGGGCTCGCTGGCCATCTCCAGCTCTGGACAAGATGACTTTGAAATCCGCGCCAAAGGGATTCCACAACCTGAATCCGTGGTGGAAACCATTCGGAATTACCAATAA
- a CDS encoding CsbD family protein, protein MLNKQVLQGHWNEIQGKLLDRWGELTDNELKQFDGNAAQLVGMIQRKTGEARGDVEDFLEEIVSNSTSTVEKVSDAVRQGVHDVADNVSDYAAHAGESARVAATRAADQMRDGYKQTEELVRRRPAESLAVCFGAGLITGVVLGLALRSR, encoded by the coding sequence ATGCTCAATAAACAAGTTTTGCAAGGGCACTGGAATGAAATTCAAGGCAAATTACTCGACCGTTGGGGAGAACTGACGGACAACGAATTAAAACAATTCGACGGCAACGCCGCTCAGCTGGTCGGAATGATTCAGCGGAAGACCGGCGAGGCTCGTGGCGATGTGGAAGACTTTCTCGAAGAGATCGTGAGCAACTCAACTTCCACGGTCGAAAAAGTCTCGGATGCCGTCCGCCAAGGTGTCCACGATGTCGCCGACAATGTCAGTGACTATGCGGCGCATGCTGGCGAGTCAGCCAGAGTGGCTGCAACGCGGGCCGCTGATCAAATGCGCGATGGATACAAGCAAACCGAAGAGCTAGTCCGTCGCCGTCCCGCGGAATCTTTAGCAGTCTGTTTTGGCGCCGGGTTAATCACCGGTGTCGTGCTCGGTCTCGCTTTGCGGTCTCGATAA
- a CDS encoding hybrid sensor histidine kinase/response regulator, with the protein MNSDSMPFQDVVDNSRESYVLARVSVLAAVGAVFLLDSFLAVDVAGYILYLPIIWLAFRTGKALDIYATAALCSVMLVIDLYISSTSDEVVWISVMNRLLGMFAIWLTAALCGKIVRAKRTLLSRERYRSSIVETAMDAVVSIDQRGRIVDWNAQAETTFGWTRSEVVGEELASRIIPPEYRTAQRQGLARFLKTGMGPILGQRVELTALRKNGEEFPIELSVVAVSLDGKVLFNAFVRDISQKSENSKYRARLAALVDSSYDAIIGIDIDGTINSWNLGAERVYGYREEETLGRTIDFLLPPDIEEETKVITEAIHSGRRLEQFETIRKRKDGQLLSVSVTVSPIADENGVDIGSSTIERDITERKRQQKELFVAKEDAEKANRSRAEFLANVSHELRTPMNAIIGMTQIALGEKLTDDVEDYIRTANESAHSLLTLVNDILDFSKLESGKFTIENEPFHLREMLDVAIKPLSLHAFDKGLELACDVASNVPDELVGDTVRLKQVLTNLINNAVKFTDAGEVVVAVETLKKWPSKVRLRFSVRDTGVGILPDDQRRILEPFTQVDASSTRRHGGTGLGLAICNQLLRLMGGKLSVESEPEKGSCLSFQVTLARQSIATRKPSEGLSLKQLQNLPVLVVDDNETNRRILAQMLKNWSMQPDTVEGAEQAIRRMDRACENGAPYPLVILDAQMPGVDGYTLSRRICERTTNPPPIILMISSSDRQEFKQRETESGVDHFLQKPVSQSDLLDAVMQAMHVQVDETNDEVNPHNNRTSHRSLSVLLAEDTPANQKVVRIILQKYGHTVTVAQNGQEAIQLYHDRAFDVILMDVQMPVMDGYKATAKIRAVENDSKKSTPIIAMTAHAMRGDREKCLAAGMDAYLSKPVDVEELVQLVENASLGRDNLHDLEDDYDFEESAEIVENASSTPQPELPASPDDVVDYAGTMRRLNGDKNLFLEFIGYFQEDSPKLLEDLGKAIDAADPSAVQHAAHSLKGIAANFGAENCLSTANELEQLGKAGDLTGAKALQTQLEQHVAQLDLALAKYRE; encoded by the coding sequence ATGAATTCTGACTCGATGCCGTTCCAAGACGTCGTGGATAACTCGCGTGAATCGTACGTCTTGGCACGCGTGAGTGTCTTAGCGGCCGTTGGAGCAGTGTTTCTGCTCGATTCGTTTCTGGCAGTCGATGTGGCTGGCTACATATTGTATTTGCCGATTATCTGGTTGGCTTTCCGAACCGGAAAAGCTTTAGATATCTACGCCACCGCGGCATTATGTTCGGTCATGTTGGTGATCGACCTGTATATCTCTTCAACGAGTGACGAGGTTGTTTGGATCTCCGTCATGAACCGGCTGTTGGGGATGTTCGCCATTTGGTTGACGGCCGCCTTGTGTGGTAAAATCGTGCGTGCCAAACGTACGCTACTCAGTCGAGAACGTTATCGCAGCAGCATCGTTGAAACTGCGATGGATGCCGTCGTCTCGATTGACCAACGCGGCCGCATCGTGGACTGGAATGCCCAGGCGGAAACCACGTTTGGTTGGACACGATCAGAAGTTGTTGGTGAAGAACTCGCATCGCGCATCATCCCGCCGGAATATCGGACCGCTCAACGCCAAGGGTTAGCGCGATTTCTTAAAACGGGGATGGGACCGATCCTGGGCCAACGGGTGGAGCTGACCGCCTTACGAAAAAACGGAGAAGAATTCCCCATCGAATTGAGCGTCGTTGCCGTGTCGCTTGACGGCAAAGTCCTCTTCAATGCCTTTGTCCGCGATATTTCGCAGAAGAGCGAAAACTCAAAATATCGGGCTCGCTTGGCGGCACTTGTCGATTCTTCCTACGACGCAATCATCGGCATCGACATCGATGGCACGATCAACAGTTGGAACTTGGGGGCCGAACGCGTCTATGGCTATCGGGAAGAAGAAACGCTTGGTAGAACCATCGATTTTCTCTTGCCGCCGGATATTGAAGAAGAAACGAAAGTCATCACCGAGGCGATACATTCGGGGAGGCGGTTGGAACAATTTGAAACGATCCGGAAACGAAAAGATGGGCAATTACTCTCCGTCTCCGTCACCGTATCGCCGATCGCCGATGAGAACGGGGTGGACATTGGCTCGTCAACGATCGAGCGAGATATCACCGAACGTAAACGGCAACAAAAAGAGCTGTTTGTCGCCAAGGAAGATGCCGAAAAAGCCAATCGCTCGCGCGCAGAATTTCTAGCCAATGTCAGTCATGAATTGCGAACGCCCATGAACGCAATTATTGGCATGACGCAAATCGCACTCGGTGAAAAGTTGACAGACGATGTGGAGGACTACATTCGAACAGCCAACGAGTCAGCGCACTCGTTGCTGACGTTGGTGAACGACATCCTCGACTTCTCGAAGCTGGAGTCCGGGAAATTTACGATCGAAAACGAACCGTTTCATCTACGCGAAATGCTGGATGTGGCCATCAAGCCGCTATCGCTGCATGCGTTTGATAAAGGGTTGGAATTGGCCTGCGATGTGGCAAGCAATGTCCCCGACGAATTAGTGGGCGACACGGTTAGGCTTAAGCAAGTTTTGACCAACCTCATCAATAATGCGGTGAAATTCACCGATGCCGGCGAAGTGGTCGTTGCTGTGGAAACATTGAAAAAATGGCCCAGTAAAGTGCGACTCCGTTTTTCGGTTCGCGATACCGGCGTCGGTATTCTTCCGGATGACCAACGCCGCATTCTCGAACCGTTCACTCAAGTCGATGCCTCTTCCACCAGGCGACATGGAGGAACGGGTCTGGGACTGGCCATCTGCAACCAGCTACTGCGTTTAATGGGCGGAAAACTCTCCGTCGAAAGCGAACCGGAGAAAGGAAGTTGTCTGTCGTTTCAGGTGACACTTGCCCGTCAATCGATCGCGACGAGAAAACCGTCGGAAGGATTGTCGCTCAAGCAACTGCAAAATTTGCCGGTTCTGGTCGTGGATGACAACGAGACGAACCGTCGCATTCTAGCCCAAATGTTGAAGAATTGGTCCATGCAACCCGATACCGTGGAGGGAGCCGAACAAGCGATTCGCCGGATGGATCGAGCATGCGAAAACGGTGCTCCCTATCCGTTAGTCATCCTCGACGCGCAGATGCCGGGAGTAGACGGATATACGTTATCGCGACGTATCTGCGAACGAACCACCAATCCGCCGCCAATTATCTTGATGATCTCTTCGTCTGATCGACAGGAATTCAAACAGCGGGAAACCGAGTCTGGAGTCGATCACTTTTTACAGAAACCGGTCTCGCAATCCGACCTGTTGGACGCCGTCATGCAGGCCATGCATGTCCAAGTCGACGAAACCAATGACGAAGTGAACCCACACAACAACCGCACCTCACATCGGTCGCTTTCGGTTTTGCTGGCGGAGGATACACCCGCCAATCAGAAAGTCGTGAGAATCATCCTACAAAAGTACGGGCATACGGTCACCGTTGCTCAGAACGGCCAGGAAGCGATTCAGTTGTACCATGATCGGGCCTTCGATGTGATCTTGATGGATGTGCAAATGCCGGTCATGGACGGTTATAAAGCGACTGCAAAAATACGCGCCGTTGAAAATGATTCTAAAAAATCAACACCCATCATTGCCATGACCGCCCACGCCATGCGGGGAGATCGCGAGAAATGTTTAGCGGCCGGCATGGATGCCTACCTCTCCAAGCCAGTTGATGTGGAGGAACTGGTCCAGTTGGTAGAAAATGCCTCTCTCGGCCGCGACAACCTACACGATCTCGAAGACGATTATGACTTTGAAGAATCCGCTGAAATTGTTGAGAACGCATCTTCTACACCACAGCCGGAGTTACCCGCTTCGCCAGATGACGTTGTCGATTATGCAGGCACGATGCGGCGCCTGAATGGGGACAAGAACCTGTTTCTGGAGTTTATCGGCTACTTTCAAGAAGACTCACCCAAGCTGCTTGAGGATCTCGGGAAAGCAATCGACGCCGCCGACCCCTCAGCCGTGCAACACGCAGCGCACAGCCTCAAAGGCATCGCTGCCAATTTCGGTGCTGAGAACTGTCTCTCCACGGCCAACGAGTTAGAGCAACTTGGCAAAGCCGGCGATTTGACGGGGGCGAAAGCATTGCAAACACAACTCGAGCAACACGTCGCACAACTCGACCTCGCATTGGCAAAATATCGAGAATAG
- a CDS encoding DUF3309 family protein: MLGTILLIILILLLLGAVPTWPHSRNWGYGPSGGVGLLLIIVIVLLVMKVI; the protein is encoded by the coding sequence ATGTTGGGAACCATCTTGCTGATCATTTTGATCTTGCTGCTTCTCGGCGCAGTGCCGACATGGCCGCACAGTCGGAATTGGGGGTATGGACCCAGCGGCGGCGTGGGCCTGCTTCTCATCATTGTGATCGTGCTTTTGGTGATGAAGGTCATCTGA